TGGCAGGCTCGGAGCGGACCTCTTGACAAGACAGATTCGTTCCTCTGATTCTTCTTGGCAGGTTCTCATCTGCGCAACTTGTTTCACAAATCAGCTCAGAATTCCACAAACACCAACGAATATTGCAATTCTTCATTGCCCTTGCGGGTTTTTGGGTATTCCAAGGCTTGGCCAAAGAGGTTCTCACCAAACGGGAAACCACGCTTTGGTTTTTTTACCATCATATCAGTCAGATCAGTCATCCAACCACTGACACATTCCTGGCATTCACATTTCCAGTCAGGACTTGGCACCAGTCAATGACTCTGTCATAAAACTGTTAGAGAAATTGCCGTGAGCGCTGTGTCTGCTCGTTCTCTTACATAAGTCGAGTCTTCTCGGCAGCCCAAGGTTCCAACTTTGTTGACCAACATCAAAACCCAAGAGGTTTCCCCAATACCTCTCTCCCGTCTAACTTGCAATCAAATCTGcaatcaacaccaaccacaaAAATGGGCACCCCCTTCATCGCCACCCTCGAGCCTCCTGGTCTCGCCCTTTCCCCCTGGAACGCCTctctccccccttcccagcaatcctcctccacaaccAGCACCATCCCCAAGACCTTCCTCGACGCCATGACCATCCGCGAGTCCGTCTTTATCAACGAGCAACAAATCCCCGCCGAAAACGAATTTGACGCCAACGATGCTCGCTCCGTCCACTTCGTCATCTACGCCTCCATCAACCAAGTCGTCCAGCAAGAGGAGCGGGACGCGAACAGTGGGAGAGTCATGAGGCCAAGAAAGTCAGAGACGCGGTCGGTGCCAATTGGCACGGTCAGGATAGTCCCTTTTCCTCACGCCCCGCATCCTGTCAAGGGAGGGAAGTATTTGGCTGACGAGTTGGTGAAcctggaggagctggacTCGGAGACCAAGAAGGCGTTGGAGGTGGTGCAGAGGGGCGGGAAAGATCGCAAGACAAGTTTGCACGATGGAGAGGAAGTCTACATGAAACTGGGGCGACTGGCTGTCTTGAAAGAGTTTCGCGGTCGTGGCATCGCAGGCCAGCTGATCAGGCGCGCCTTGGACTGGATGAAAGAGCACCCCAGGTATTTCAGCCCGTCGGTCAAGGAGAGGGGGTTCGAAGCCCTGGGAATCGATCCGGAAAGGGACGCGAGGATGATGCCTAAGTGGCGAGGTCTGTTTTGCGTTCACGCCCAGGTCAGTGCCGTCGGTGCTTGGCAGAGGGCTGGCTTTGTGGTAGATGAAGAgatggggaggtggtgggaggaggggattgAGCATGTTGGCATGTTTTGTCGGGTGGATGCGAGGGCGTAGGGGTATCTGCCGGAGTCGGGGCTGAGGACGAATGGACATTGGGGGATATTGGGCAAAgatgttggtggttggtAGTGGTATTTGTGACAGTGTTTCCTTCTTGTTAGCGGGTGTGTGTGACATTGATACCATAAAAAGGGTGATGGGAAGATGGGTCATAAAGGGCTAGAGGAAGTCTTGAGTCGTTAATTCACTTGATGGCAGAAGTACCGCCCTATTGAAACTAATACATGATGAAGTATGAGCAGCTAGACTTCTGTAGCGGTGACGTTAAGCAGGAGCCTGAAGCGGCAGATGACTTACGTCATGTTGTTGGAGCCAGGGAGATTCAGCGAAAATGCTTCCTTGCTATTAGCGCTTGCGATATGTTGTATCATACAAAAAGAGGGTAGGGACGTTAAGTCTGAAAGCAAAAAGGTGTTGGAACTGATGTTCAGTCGTTCACTCATGGTCAAACGGACGTCATgcatggaaagaaaaggggaatcATAATTTCACCGAATCACCGGCGCCTCGTGGTATATGCACTTAAAATCTTGTCCGCAAATCCACGTTTTCCTCTCATTCAATGTCTGAGAGCCCTTATTGAGTGCCTGCCTGTTTTGACCTAAGTGCCGTAGAAGAACCGCATCCTCCCAGACCCAGTTCCCTTTTAACGCGCAACAAATGCAGCCGTAGTAGCAGCCGAGCAAAACATGCCGAATAGAATCCGTCCAACAACTCCAAGCACCCAACAAGTTTCCCCCATACACCTGCAGCCAGCCAGAACCGCTTTAACGGTTGGACTTGGCAACACGCTCGagctcatccttcttcttgatggcgTACGAGTTGGAGGAGCCCTTGGCGGCGTTGATCAGCTCCTCAGCAAGGCACTCGGCAATGGACTTGACGTTGCGGAAAGAAGCCTCGCGAGCAccggtggtgaggagggcgATGGCCTGGTTGACACGGCGAAGGGGAGAGACATCGACGGCCTGGCGACGGACGGTACCGGCGGAACCGATACGGGTGGAGTCTTCGCGGGGACCGCAGTTGACGATGGCATCGACGGCGATCTGGATGGGGTTCTGGTCGGTCATGAGGTGGATCTAGATATCGTGTGTAAGTGACTGTGTCTGGATAATCGCGTATCGCAGATTATTGCGCATTTCGGGAAGTCTTACGATCTCGAAGGCGTGAGCGACAATGCGGACAGCCATGAGCTTCTTGCCGTTGTTGCGACCGTGCATCATGAGGGAGTTGGTGAGACGCTCAATGATGGGGCAGTTGGCCTTGCGGAAACGCTTGGCGGCATAGCGACCAGCGGAGTGGGGGAGGTAGACGGGAGAACGGATCTGGATGTAGTCGCTGCGTAGATATTGGTCGTTAGCCCTCCGTTCGCGTATGTGTCTTGTATCATCTTTGCGACCAAGATGGATGTTGCCCAAATCCCCCACGTCCTCCAACCGAATTGGCGATCAATCGTAACTCCTAATTTCCAACATTTTCCTgactctttcttttccttctccttctcgcgTACATGTCCGTCGGATCGCGTTTTCGTAGCAATCTGAAAGGGCCGTGTTCTTGGTTGTTTTGGTATGTGTGCATCATCTAAACGGGTTGCGCTTACGTCAAAGAGATATCCCTGATCTCGACATCCTCGTAGCTCCAGCGGTCTGAGGTCGCAAAGTTAGCATGACGACGCCCATGTGCACTTTGCGAAGGACCGTAGAAAACATACTGAACAGCTTCACACTGCCAACCTCAGCGAGGACCTCCTTGGGGAGGACCTCGTACTGGGAAACGGCCGCGACGTCAACTTCTCCCTCAGACATTTTGATTGCTGTTCGGTGGCCGGACTGCAGGTAATTGGTGGTGAAGTTGGCCGTGAGTTCGGACAGGATAACGTCGAAAGGGTGGTCGTTCGGCGAGCGGAGAGTGACGGGTCGTCGTGGGAATTTTTTGGTGGCCCCGCCCCAGGTGGTCAAGCCCCAATCTGCCGCTACGAAGCCCCAAAAGACCCAGTTGTGCCCCCAGTTGTGCGGCCCGTGCACCGCCACGCTGGTTGCCGCAAAGGGGGAGCAAAATGGTTAGGGCTCAGTTAACCTAAGCTTGGCCTGGCGCGCACCCGCAGTCACTGGCCGGAGTGTGTGCAGTGTGTGCGTGCGCAGAGACCAGCCCAGCGCCCGAGCCACACTTGCCTGCGCGCCGACCAGAAAAATCTCCCCGCCTTTTCGTTGCGCAGAGGAAAAGACCTTGAAGCCAGGACtgtctctccctctccccttcaTCCACCAAACCACCAGAACTCATCATTCAAAATGGCTCCCGCCGCGTCTGGTGctaagaagcagaagaagaagtggtccaagggcaagggtAAGGAGAATCTCTGTCCATTTTTCGGGGTCGTCATTTCCagcagatgatgatggcttcACGACTGTCGCCGTCATGGCCGTCGTCACTGCCGTGATGGCGCTCCCCGACAACACGAAAAGTTTGGGCCAAATTCACTGACACACACCCACAGTCAAGGACAAGGCCCAGCACGCCGTCATCCTTGACAAGTCCACTTCCGACAAGCTTTACAAGGACGTCCAGTCCTACCGCCTTGTCACCGTCGCCACCCTCGTCGACCGTCTCAAGATCAACGGCTCGCTTGCCCGCCGCTGCCTCAAGGACCTCGAGGAGAAGGGTCAGATCAAGCAGGTTGTTGGACACAGCAAGATGAAGATCTACAGTACGTCTCCCTCGCCCGGTTGAACTGACCGGCGACATTGGATTTCGATCAGAGACATATTCGAGAACAATTAGCTAACACGCGACTTCTACAGCCCGTGCCATTGGCGCTGACGAGTAAATGTCCAAACACCTAGCGATTTTCTTGACATGACGGACCGGCAGACTTGAAAAGGTGGTTCGTCAGCGACAAGAAGGGGTTTGACTTTTTTGATCGGGCTACGTCTCTGGTGGGAATGGTCAATCTTTGCATGCACAATGCACACGGTGTAGCATTTTAGTGGGAGGGGAATCGGGAAGTGCTCCTCAGATTCTTTACACAATCACACTGGGATTATGCATCGATCGGAAGATACGAACGGAACGACCAAGATCACGACAAACGAACGGGGCAGACTCGCCTCCTATCTGCCTGGGAAAGAGCTGTACCCGAGTTCGATGCTTACGTGCAAGCCGTGTGTGTGCGCGCCTAGTCCGATGGGAACGGCCCATGGGCAGTTCTCTATGATACCCCAATCCATGgaagaggacaagaaggactAGAGGCGGTAGAATAGGAAACTAATTTACTGCCTCAAAGCAACATCTGAGTTCACACGATATGCCAGTGACGTATGTGAATGATGTATGGACCTATCGATGGCTGGATGGAATTCTCCACGACACTAGTCCAGCCCTATGATGAACAGGTCCCATATCGTGTACACTATGACCGCGCCTGGCCGTTGAGGTATCCGGTCACGGTCATGGAAGTGGACAaagctaattaaatttcttatcgAGTGCCTCTTATCTGCCAGACTCCGTTGAACCCATCTCGGTGAGAAGAATCCGAGAATCTTAACTACCTACGCTTCATACAATGTCGGATCCAGGTACCTCCTACCTCATACACGGGAACAACGTTCTTATAATCCAACTCGGGTCTGAACCTGCTGCTCAATCGTGTTCATCTCTTAAGGTATATTGCCTCCTTGAGAACACTATCTTTCCAGCCCAAACATAGTGGCTTATATTCGACATGCACACACTCAGGATCCTATCCGGGATTTGCTCCCCGGACAAACATTCGTGATCAGAACTCAACTCTTTCCCCCTTTCCAGTCTCACCTATGCTTGTCGTACCTCGGTATCCATTTGCAATTCATAGAATTAGTTCAAGGCGTCTCAGGTCTAGTTTCTTAAGGCTTACTGGTGGCTGGCGCATCAAGTCGGACATTTCACTGTCTGCTGTGGTCTCATACCTGGCTGGCATCAAACTTTGAACATGGGGATCAACAAGGGATAATGCCGCCTTTGGAAGCAATTACTCCGTACCTCGATATTTCACGCTATACCACCTATTCATCCGTGCTTCGTGGTTTCCTTGTCTCTTGCTTCGTTGCTTGGCACCCTGAATTTGCAAGAGCATCGCAGACGCGCATTTGCTTGTTCCCTCGGTAGATGGCTGCTCCCGCGCCAGATTGTGTGAGCTGAGACCGAGGAATATCATGCCATCTTCCGCACAATCAGACAAGCTGAGCACGTTGACAGAAGGCATGAAGTTGAATCAATGGGTTCACTCGTTACAGCCAAGGTTGGCGCCATGACCATCAAAATTGATGGTAAAAAGACGGCAGACGGGTTACGCGCAAGCTGTCCCATCGTTCTCTTCTGTAAAGCGGAAAGGTGAGTCCCAAATATTGTATTGTCCATGTGCCTGCAATCGTCTCATCTGCAAAGCATGTCTCGCCGCTGGTATGTTCATGAACTCTGGATACCTGAGAGCACGTGAAAGCTCGATACGGGTGAGGTTATCTCCAGGTCCGGTCCAGCGACCCGAACCTTGTCGGCTTGGCATGAACAGACCCCCTCCGGCCGGCACCTTGACGGCTTGTGGGATGCATTAGGCATTCGAAGCAAATGGCACAGATAGGCCATGTTGCCgccaccctcttcctctttactTCACCTTTCGTATTCAATGGTTTTCGTCTACACATCGGACTCACCGTCCCCCGTCAAGACCGTGTCGCATGGGCCCTAGAGAGCTGTTGGAGCTTTGCCCATTCTCGAACTCTCATTGACCGAAGCTGTTGCCCCGAATTGCCGCCCGTTGCCGTCGTCGTTTGCCACATGCCCTGCGAGCGACGCCATCCTGGGCGGTTCAGGCTTTCAGCGGTTACGGATGGTGAACaggagggggggggtgcACAATTGGTGCTTGAAATGTTAAGGCCGGGGGCTGCAGCATGACGTTGCAATGCCACTGGGCCTGGGACCACAGCCAAAAGGGAAGTCGAACTCGTGAGCGAGGTACATATGATTTCCTTGTGATCCATCATAGCGAACCATGGGGAAGTTCTGGAATACTCCGACTCGGATATCCAGGAGATGAAACTTTCGGAAGTCAAGATGACCGAGTCGGTATGGACGTTTTCCGTCTCTTTCGCATGACAGCCGAATCTCTGCCCGTGGGGCCGGGAGTTCTAGGTTCGAGTTCGTCGCAGACCGCGGCTCCAGCTGCCGCGTGCCAAGAAATCAATCTGACTCGGGTCTTGGCCAACGCAAAGCGTGGAGGGTGTTTGTTGGAGGGGGACGAGACTGGGGAGCGAGGGGGGAAGCGAGGGTGGGGgacggggagggggggggggttcgAACTTCGAAGACAGAAGGCTCCCTTCGAAACGTGGGAATCCCAAGACAGTGGATGACAGCCAGTCCTCAAAATGCCTACCTACAACTCGGTCCATCCTCGTATTTGAGACAACGAGGAAATACATAGCCGAGGGCACTCTGAAAATATCGCGAGCACTGC
The Neurospora crassa OR74A linkage group II, whole genome shotgun sequence DNA segment above includes these coding regions:
- a CDS encoding 40S ribosomal protein S25, encoding MAPAASGAKKQKKKWSKGKVKDKAQHAVILDKSTSDKLYKDVQSYRLVTVATLVDRLKINGSLARRCLKDLEEKGQIKQVVGHSKMKIYTRAIGADE
- a CDS encoding 40S ribosomal protein S5 codes for the protein MSEGEVDVAAVSQYEVLPKEVLAEVGSVKLFNRWSYEDVEIRDISLTDYIQIRSPVYLPHSAGRYAAKRFRKANCPIIERLTNSLMMHGRNNGKKLMAVRIVAHAFEIIHLMTDQNPIQIAVDAIVNCGPREDSTRIGSAGTVRRQAVDVSPLRRVNQAIALLTTGAREASFRNVKSIAECLAEELINAAKGSSNSYAIKKKDELERVAKSNR
- a CDS encoding acetyltransferase is translated as MGTPFIATLEPPGLALSPWNASLPPSQQSSSTTSTIPKTFLDAMTIRESVFINEQQIPAENEFDANDARSVHFVIYASINQVVQQEERDANSGRVMRPRKSETRSVPIGTVRIVPFPHAPHPVKGGKYLADELVNLEELDSETKKALEVVQRGGKDRKTSLHDGEEVYMKLGRLAVLKEFRGRGIAGQLIRRALDWMKEHPRYFSPSVKERGFEALGIDPERDARMMPKWRGLFCVHAQVSAVGAWQRAGFVVDEEMGRWWEEGIEHVGMFCRVDARA